The Clostridium beijerinckii genomic sequence ACAACTTTTCTATATCTTCAAGAGGAATAACTGGTAATCCAAGCATTTCTTTATCTTTTAAATAATTTTTTTCAACAGAAAAGGCTACAACCTCATAATCAGAATCATAAGTAAAATATTCATATGCTATTTGCGCAAATGCGCTATCACCAATAATTATTAATTTTTTATTTTTATCCATTTATTTATCCTCCTAATTAAGGTTTTATAATTAATATATCTTCTCTCCTGTTTGCCATTGGAAGCTTTTTATCCTGAGGAAGTATATAACTGTCAAATCCTGCTAGCCTACACCTTTGAATAATTGACATTACAACTGAGTCATCCATATTTTTTGCCTCAATATTGTTGAATTTTACTATAGGTTGCTCTTTAGTACCTGTGAAATTTTGATGATACTTTATACCTTGATTTGAAGAAAAAAATCTTTTTCTTTTTGATATATTAGGGATATCTCCAATAAGCATTACTCCTAATTCTTTTAAAAGAGTAAGTGAAGTATCAATAAAATTGAATATACTTTGTTCAGTAAATGCATATTGAATTACGCTGTAAGTTATAATACAATCAATTTTTCCTATATAATTTTCTATAAATTTTTCACATGATTTAGGATAATATCCTTTGACTTTTAATATAAAATCATATTCCGGCAGATGATTCAGCATTTCTTCTGAATCAATGAGTATTAACTTATGCTTATTTGTCTTGCAGTATTCAATTAACATTAAAGTTAA encodes the following:
- a CDS encoding class I SAM-dependent methyltransferase; amino-acid sequence: MDLKSDIFEDLSYEKFKELAQNDKLNDIEKVGFPIEYRQNKEKIIFDDIITKLGMEDEKNKTILDIGCGCSNLTLMLIEYCKTNKHKLILIDSEEMLNHLPEYDFILKVKGYYPKSCEKFIENYIGKIDCIITYSVIQYAFTEQSIFNFIDTSLTLLKELGVMLIGDIPNISKRKRFFSSNQGIKYHQNFTGTKEQPIVKFNNIEAKNMDDSVVMSIIQRCRLAGFDSYILPQDKKLPMANRREDILIIKP